The genomic segment GCGCGACGCACACCGCGCGCAGACCGTCCTTCGCATATTCGAGCGCCACGGCATGGGTGAAGGCCTGGATTCCGCCCTTGCTCGCGGCGTAGGCCGCCATATAAGGGTGCGCGAACGACGCCGACGTCGAGCTGAAGTTCACGATCGCGCTGCGCGAATTCGCCAGTAATGCCGGCAGTGCTTCGCGGACCACGAGGAAGGTGCCGGTCAGGTTGACCGCGATGATCTGATTCCATTGGTCGAGGGTGGTTTGGTGGGTGTGCCAGGCCCGCAGCATGCCCGCCGCGTTGACCAGCGAATCCAGGCCGCCGAGCGTCTCAACCGCCCGGCACACGCCGTCGATGACCGAATCCTCGTCGCCGACGTCAATCGGCATGGTGGTGAGCCGCTGTGCTGTCCCTGCCTGCTGCGCGCCGGCCTGGGTGTTGCGGAGCCCGTCGGCCGAAATGTCCGCGGCCACGACGTTGGCGCCCTCGCTGAGCAAGCGCAACGCAGTGGCCTGGCCGATCCCAGATGCGGCGCCCGTCACCAGGATCCGCTTGCTCTCGAGTCTGTTCATCTGCTTCTCCTAGACCACGCCGCGAAGCGCATCCTCGCCGAACATCTGCACCATCATCGAGGAGTAGTCCGGGCCGCGGCGCAGGATGTGGCCACCGTCGACGTTGATGCACTGTCCGGTGATCCAATTCGCCGCGTCGCTGAGCAAGAACAAGGCCAGGTTGGCGACGTCCTCGACCTCGCCCACCCGGGGCAGCGGCGTGCACAACGCGTAGTCGCCGCTGATCTCCGGGGACTGAATGACGCTGGCATCAACCAGATCCGTGCGAATCAGGCCCGGGCGGACGCTGTTGACCCGCACCCAGGACGGCCCGAGTTCGTCGGCGGCCAGCATCATCATGTGGTCGATCGCCGACTTGGTGACGCCGTAGGGCCCGAACCATCGGTGGGTGTTGCTGGCCGCGATCGACGAGATTCCGACGAACGAGCCGCCGCCGCCGCGCACCAATTCACGGCACACGTGCTTGAGCACGTACATCGTCCCGTTGACGTTGAGGTCGACGGTGTTTCGCCATGCCTCCGAGTCGGTGTGGGTGATCGGCCCGATGGTCAGCGAGCCACCCGCGCAGTGCACCGCGCCGTTGAGCCGGCCATGCCAGGCCGTCGCTGCGTCGACGGCGCGGGTCACCTCGTCCTCGTTGGTGACGTCGGCGGGCTCGTAGCGGATCGCACCGCCGTTACCGGTGCTGTCTGCCAGCGCCTGGACCTCCTCGACGGCGCCCGCCAAACGGTCGGCATTGCGGCCGACGATCATGACGGAAGCCCCGGCCGCGGCCAGCCCGGCCGCCACGCCTTTACCGATTCCGCTGCCGCCGCCGGTGATCACATACGTCCGGTCTTCGAAAGATAGCTGCACGAGGGCCCTCTCAAACTGGAACAGGTTCTAGCTATAGAAGCATGCAGCACCCGCGGCGAATATCGCTACCCCGGGTCTCGTTAGGTGGACCGCCGACGTGCCCGATCGACTATCGACCCGACTGGGGCGCCGGCTACTACGGCTGATCGCGGCGAGCGAGCTTCGTCGGCTTCGCGTCACGCCAATCCTCGACGTGTGGCGGCTGGCCGACCGGCCACCTGTTCTCGTTGAACGCGGCCCAGTGCGCGTGGCCCAGCAGGTGAACGTGGAACGCGTGCCGCAGCGCCTCGGTATAGCCCATCGCGTCGGAGGCGGCGTTGACCGAATCCTTGATGAGCAGCGACGCCATCGTGGGCCGCTCGGCGATACGTCGCGCGAATTCCAGTGTCTTTTCCGCTAATTCGTCGACCGGGAACACCTTGGAAACCATACCCAGCCGGTGCGCTTCATCGGCGTCGATCGAATCACCGGTCAGCAGCAGCTCTTTGGCCTTACGTGGCCCGAATTCCCAAGGGTGGGCATAGTATTCGACACCCGGCATGCCAAGCCGTACGGCAACCACGTCGCTGAACTTCGCATTGTCGGCCGCGACGATCAGATCGCACGCCCAGATCAGCATCAGACCCGCCGAGATGGCGTTGCCCTGCACCTGGGCGATAGTGATCTTGCGCAAATCACGCCAGCGGCAAGTGTTTTCGAAGAAATAGTGCCACTCCTGGTGGTAGAGCTTCTCCATGATTGGCTCGAGCGTGGCCCCGCGGGACCGGAAGCTCGGGTGCTGCCCGGGCCCGGGTGCCCGCTCGGCCAGTGCCTGCTCGGAGCCCAAGTCGTGGCCGGCGGAGAAGTTCCTGCCGCGTGCCGCCAGGATCACCACGCGCACGGTGTCATCGGCCTCCGCGCGGCCGAACGCCTCGTCGAGCTGGACCAGCAGGCCACGACTCTGCGCGTTGTGGGCCTCGGGCCGGTTTAGCCAGATCCGCGCGATGCGGCCATCGTCGAGGGTCTCGTAGGCCACCAACTCGTTGGCGCTGGAGTTGGCCGCAGCGGCGTCGGCGTGCTCGGAGACTGTCATTGCGCCCACCTCGTTCGTCGTTGAATGCGGTTACACATTACGGCGAGTATGTAAGCAGCTCCGCGTCGGGTTGGTCGTCGCCGGCCGAGCTGCGGCCAGTCGAGTTACGGCCGGTCGAGTGCGGCCGCCAGGAGGGCGGCGGCGGATTTGAGCAAGCCCAGCGAGCGGGCCAGCTCAGCGTTCTCTTGCTTCAACTGATCGAGTTCGGTCGCCTGGTCGGTGGCGACAGCGCCCTCGCGGCGGGTCCGCTCGTGCACCGTCTCGGTCAGCGTGTTGCCGAGCGTGTCGGTGACCGCCCGGATCGCCATCCGCTCCATGTCATGGCGTCCGTGCACCGCCGCGACCGCACGTGCCTCCTCGAGACGCCCCGCCCCGTTGACCGCGACCGGCGGCACCGCTCGCAGTTGTTGTCGCGCCACCTGGCCGGCGCCAGGCTCTGCACCGGAGGCGACCGCGTGGGGCTGCTCCAGCAGTTGGTGCAGCTCGGCTTCGTGCTGTTCGATCTCCGATTCCCGCTCAGCAAGCCGCGCCTCGTGCTGCTCGAGCTCGGCTTCCTGTTGGCGAAGCTCGGAA from the Mycobacterium lentiflavum genome contains:
- a CDS encoding enoyl-CoA hydratase, producing MTVSEHADAAAANSSANELVAYETLDDGRIARIWLNRPEAHNAQSRGLLVQLDEAFGRAEADDTVRVVILAARGRNFSAGHDLGSEQALAERAPGPGQHPSFRSRGATLEPIMEKLYHQEWHYFFENTCRWRDLRKITIAQVQGNAISAGLMLIWACDLIVAADNAKFSDVVAVRLGMPGVEYYAHPWEFGPRKAKELLLTGDSIDADEAHRLGMVSKVFPVDELAEKTLEFARRIAERPTMASLLIKDSVNAASDAMGYTEALRHAFHVHLLGHAHWAAFNENRWPVGQPPHVEDWRDAKPTKLARRDQP
- a CDS encoding SDR family oxidoreductase, with protein sequence MQLSFEDRTYVITGGGSGIGKGVAAGLAAAGASVMIVGRNADRLAGAVEEVQALADSTGNGGAIRYEPADVTNEDEVTRAVDAATAWHGRLNGAVHCAGGSLTIGPITHTDSEAWRNTVDLNVNGTMYVLKHVCRELVRGGGGSFVGISSIAASNTHRWFGPYGVTKSAIDHMMMLAADELGPSWVRVNSVRPGLIRTDLVDASVIQSPEISGDYALCTPLPRVGEVEDVANLALFLLSDAANWITGQCINVDGGHILRRGPDYSSMMVQMFGEDALRGVV
- a CDS encoding SDR family NAD(P)-dependent oxidoreductase — translated: MNRLESKRILVTGAASGIGQATALRLLSEGANVVAADISADGLRNTQAGAQQAGTAQRLTTMPIDVGDEDSVIDGVCRAVETLGGLDSLVNAAGMLRAWHTHQTTLDQWNQIIAVNLTGTFLVVREALPALLANSRSAIVNFSSTSASFAHPYMAAYAASKGGIQAFTHAVALEYAKDGLRAVCVAPGSIKSGITDATGGYIPKDADWSLFPRLMPILPTTTESSGAGMAGPEAVAGVIAMLVSDDGAWITGTEIRMDGGTHA